A window of the Rhizobium viscosum genome harbors these coding sequences:
- a CDS encoding HEPN domain-containing protein: MVTIPSEGFDAALTLTDTLDHLPASKRRELARVLEIIFAEVEQFRATKLSAKRANSQILKVILYGSYARGDWVEDRLSGYRSDYDILVIVNSEAFAQEQELWLSLDEHLLQEQISHRIETPIIPIVHSLHDVNDQLSRGRPFFVDIAKDGKILYEEEGHPLAQPKPLTKEEAAVEALQHFEKWYSQSSQFLETAENQINRGWLTMAAFNLHQSCESFYHCLLLTLTLYSPKSHRIKVLRSKAEEVDKRLIGVWPRDNRIARRRFELLSRAYVEARYSPNYAITSEELGWLLERVKFLQTTVATICREHLLGLPSGEGGGALPKN, translated from the coding sequence ATGGTTACGATTCCTAGCGAAGGCTTTGATGCGGCTTTGACCTTGACCGATACACTTGACCATCTGCCGGCCAGCAAACGGCGCGAGCTCGCCCGCGTGCTTGAAATCATCTTTGCCGAGGTCGAGCAGTTCCGTGCCACCAAGCTGTCGGCCAAGCGGGCCAACAGCCAAATCCTGAAGGTTATCCTCTACGGATCCTATGCGCGCGGCGACTGGGTCGAGGATCGCTTGAGCGGCTACCGCTCCGATTACGATATCCTTGTTATCGTCAATTCCGAGGCCTTCGCGCAGGAACAGGAATTGTGGCTCTCGCTCGACGAGCACCTGCTGCAGGAGCAGATCTCCCACCGGATCGAAACGCCGATCATTCCGATCGTCCACAGCCTGCATGACGTCAACGACCAGCTGTCGCGGGGCCGGCCCTTCTTTGTCGATATCGCTAAAGACGGAAAGATCCTCTACGAGGAGGAAGGCCATCCGCTTGCGCAGCCGAAGCCGCTGACTAAGGAGGAAGCAGCGGTAGAGGCACTTCAGCATTTTGAGAAATGGTACAGTCAATCGTCTCAGTTTTTGGAGACCGCAGAAAATCAAATAAATCGCGGTTGGTTGACCATGGCCGCGTTCAATTTGCATCAATCCTGCGAGAGTTTTTATCATTGCCTCCTGCTGACACTCACGCTGTACAGCCCAAAATCACACCGTATCAAGGTGCTGCGCTCCAAGGCCGAGGAAGTTGACAAGCGGCTGATCGGTGTCTGGCCTCGTGATAACCGGATCGCCCGCCGGCGCTTCGAATTATTGTCTCGCGCCTATGTCGAGGCGCGATACTCGCCGAACTATGCGATCACCAGTGAGGAGCTAGGTTGGTTGCTGGAACGGGTGAAGTTTTTGCAGACAACAGTCGCAACAATCTGCCGGGAACACCTGCTCGGACTTCCATCGGGCGAAGGTGGTGGAGCACTGCCGAAGAATTAG
- a CDS encoding NAD-dependent epimerase/dehydratase family protein codes for MRYFITGTAGFIGFHLARRLLQDGHEVTGFDGLTPYYNVRLKEMRHAALAQYPGFRPFIAMLEDKAALETAVLAAKPDVLIHLAAQAGVRYSIENPQAYLRSNIEGSWNILELASRIELRHLMLASTSSIYGANTIVPFRETDRADEPLSFYAASKKSMELMAHSYSHLYKIPTTAFRFFTVYGPWGRPDMALFKFVKNMIADKPIEIYGEGNMSRDFTYIDDLVEAVVRLSGVIPSETNRVADAKIETLSHQAPFRIVNIGGGQPISLMDFVEKVETAMGHKAKRVMLPMQKGDVPRTFASPDLLLALTGYQPNTPLEIGAKAFVEWYLEARQELGTIDI; via the coding sequence ATGCGCTACTTCATTACGGGAACGGCAGGCTTCATTGGCTTTCATCTGGCCCGCCGACTGCTGCAGGATGGGCATGAAGTAACCGGCTTCGACGGACTGACACCCTATTACAATGTCAGGCTGAAGGAGATGCGCCATGCGGCACTGGCGCAATATCCTGGCTTCCGCCCCTTCATCGCCATGCTCGAAGACAAAGCAGCGCTGGAAACCGCGGTCTTAGCGGCAAAACCGGATGTTCTCATTCATCTGGCAGCACAAGCCGGTGTACGTTACAGCATCGAAAATCCGCAAGCCTATCTGCGTTCGAACATTGAGGGCTCCTGGAACATTCTGGAGCTCGCCAGCCGCATTGAGTTGCGCCATCTCATGCTTGCCTCGACCTCCTCGATCTATGGCGCCAATACGATTGTCCCCTTCCGTGAGACCGACCGCGCCGACGAGCCACTGAGCTTCTATGCAGCCAGCAAGAAGTCTATGGAGCTAATGGCGCACAGCTATTCGCATCTCTATAAGATTCCGACCACGGCCTTCCGCTTCTTCACCGTTTACGGCCCGTGGGGCCGGCCGGATATGGCGCTCTTCAAGTTCGTCAAGAACATGATCGCGGACAAGCCGATCGAGATCTACGGTGAAGGCAATATGAGCCGAGATTTCACTTATATCGACGATCTGGTTGAAGCGGTGGTCCGGTTGTCGGGTGTCATTCCGTCGGAAACCAACCGCGTTGCCGATGCCAAAATCGAAACACTTTCACACCAGGCGCCCTTCCGAATCGTCAATATTGGCGGCGGGCAGCCGATCAGTCTCATGGACTTTGTCGAGAAGGTGGAGACTGCGATGGGACACAAAGCAAAGCGCGTCATGCTTCCCATGCAGAAGGGCGACGTACCACGCACCTTCGCAAGCCCCGACCTTCTCCTGGCCCTGACCGGCTATCAGCCTAACACCCCTTTAGAAATAGGCGCCAAGGCTTTCGTCGAGTGGTATCTGGAAGCCAGGCAGGAGCTCGGCACGATCGATATCTAA
- a CDS encoding class I SAM-dependent methyltransferase, producing the protein MSQTRDYDKEFRDSVDHQYAYNFDFDVMHPYMIRSFEPFFRPGSMLELGSFKGDFTRRFLKYFDDITCVEASLEAITEAKTKLGGSVTHVHSLFETAELPRQYDNIVLTHVLEHIDDPVGLMKRINDEWLADGGRFFLVCPNANAPSRQIAVKMGLISHNAAVTRAEAEHGHRCTYSLDTLERDAVAAGLKVVHRSGIFFKALANFQWDRLMQTDIISKEYLEGCYQLGQQYPDLCSSIFLMCEKGGRV; encoded by the coding sequence ATGAGCCAGACACGCGACTACGACAAGGAATTTAGGGATTCCGTCGACCATCAGTATGCCTATAACTTCGATTTCGACGTTATGCATCCCTACATGATTCGATCTTTCGAGCCTTTTTTCCGGCCCGGCAGCATGCTTGAACTCGGGAGTTTCAAGGGCGATTTCACGCGCCGCTTTCTGAAATACTTCGACGATATTACCTGCGTTGAGGCTTCGCTGGAGGCCATCACCGAAGCGAAAACCAAGCTTGGTGGCTCGGTGACGCACGTCCACTCGCTATTTGAAACAGCGGAGTTACCGAGACAGTATGACAATATCGTGCTCACTCATGTGCTAGAGCACATCGACGATCCAGTAGGTCTGATGAAGCGCATCAATGACGAATGGCTGGCTGACGGCGGACGTTTCTTCCTTGTTTGCCCAAACGCCAATGCCCCATCACGGCAGATAGCCGTGAAAATGGGTTTGATCTCTCACAATGCGGCCGTTACGCGCGCCGAAGCCGAGCACGGCCATCGATGCACATACTCGCTTGATACGCTTGAACGTGATGCAGTTGCCGCCGGCCTCAAGGTGGTTCACCGCTCTGGCATCTTTTTTAAGGCATTGGCAAATTTCCAGTGGGACAGGCTGATGCAGACGGACATCATTTCCAAAGAGTATCTCGAAGGGTGTTACCAGCTGGGGCAACAGTACCCGGATCTGTGCTCAAGCATTTTCCTCATGTGCGAGAAAGGTGGCCGGGTTTGA
- a CDS encoding GNAT family N-acetyltransferase, translating into MIRNTLGCASAKEIAEHLLICDNAFVPRLSSRTDIARYAHKVFSNAQCFEAWAEDILVGLVAAYCDNHETNTAFITNVSVLPNWQGLGVATQLMSRCCQQVFEAGFKKIELQVSQGNKIAISFYEKHGFAAVKEENGTLNMILDFERNGR; encoded by the coding sequence TTGATTAGAAACACACTCGGTTGTGCCAGCGCGAAAGAAATTGCTGAACATCTGTTGATTTGCGACAATGCATTCGTCCCACGACTCAGCAGTCGCACCGACATTGCGCGCTATGCTCATAAGGTTTTCAGCAATGCCCAGTGTTTCGAGGCCTGGGCTGAGGACATTCTGGTTGGGCTCGTGGCGGCGTACTGCGACAATCACGAAACAAATACCGCCTTTATCACGAACGTAAGCGTCCTACCGAATTGGCAAGGCCTTGGTGTCGCGACACAACTAATGAGTCGTTGCTGTCAACAAGTCTTTGAAGCGGGCTTCAAAAAAATTGAACTTCAAGTCAGCCAAGGCAATAAGATTGCCATCTCATTCTATGAGAAACACGGCTTCGCTGCCGTTAAAGAAGAGAACGGCACACTCAATATGATTCTGGATTTTGAGAGGAACGGCCGATGA
- a CDS encoding class I SAM-dependent methyltransferase gives MTTREQRLAFRQSTPRTFLNDVHTAHARLLPDRGKLLDNLPKGGVVAELGVAEGAFSEEILARNQPQQLYLIDPWNMDRYSEGLEIINHKFGSEIGKGRVVIRQGTSLDMLSQFDDDTFDWVYIDTDHSFALTWQELLLADRKVKQDGRIAGHDFCTGNTVKPVVYGVVEAVNKFCVEYGWRFEFLTLEPDAHFSYCLKRIGTSRQPSAA, from the coding sequence ATGACAACGCGAGAGCAGCGGTTGGCCTTTCGGCAGAGCACACCCCGGACCTTTTTGAATGATGTTCACACGGCGCATGCCCGATTGCTGCCCGACCGCGGCAAGCTTCTAGACAATCTGCCGAAAGGTGGGGTCGTCGCTGAATTGGGTGTTGCCGAAGGGGCCTTCAGCGAAGAAATCCTCGCGCGCAACCAACCGCAGCAACTCTACCTCATCGATCCCTGGAATATGGATCGTTATTCAGAGGGTCTCGAAATCATCAATCACAAATTCGGATCGGAAATCGGCAAGGGTCGCGTTGTCATTCGCCAGGGCACCTCGCTCGATATGCTGTCCCAGTTCGACGACGACACTTTCGACTGGGTTTATATCGATACTGATCATTCCTTCGCATTGACATGGCAGGAGCTCCTGCTCGCCGACCGCAAAGTAAAGCAGGATGGCAGGATTGCCGGCCATGATTTTTGTACGGGGAACACGGTCAAGCCCGTTGTCTACGGGGTTGTCGAGGCGGTCAACAAATTCTGCGTGGAGTACGGATGGCGCTTCGAGTTTCTAACACTCGAGCCGGACGCTCACTTTTCCTACTGCCTCAAGCGTATAGGTACATCGCGACAACCGTCAGCAGCTTAG
- a CDS encoding SGNH/GDSL hydrolase family protein has protein sequence MQIYPPMGGKSGDCLNPVAGSEAQFPGTLARTAYALSQMPQVIYIDIGYNDIVRNRTLAAILADLDTQVQRIVDAGVYVILQTLSWTSTFTDDPVNDDPAWPGVLDGINTWILAQEGRDGVELCNTLALDGPASGISPTEFVDGLHEKPSLMAKRADILLPILQSMVSAGETRSLDPLNAYNIFSVKGTPGITGTKTNVTGDVSTGMRLVRGTGTSTYVGSKEVVAAGNEKQVITITPVDDALAFHSVTYGTPANVSLATLGLAAGDWIEIQIPVELNDWAGWDYLDGSIRGPVQIGNTVTVTGGGWTTGNYIGGRNRSLICGSKLWLPTGLTMTNIRLDNLLILRHLCNTGGTGIAKIGAPIIRKFSSPRPAWGLAA, from the coding sequence ATGCAGATCTACCCGCCGATGGGCGGCAAGTCGGGCGATTGCCTCAACCCTGTCGCTGGCTCGGAAGCCCAATTCCCCGGCACATTAGCCCGCACAGCCTACGCCCTCAGCCAAATGCCGCAGGTCATTTACATCGACATCGGCTACAACGACATTGTCCGGAACAGGACACTCGCCGCTATTCTCGCGGATCTGGATACGCAAGTGCAGCGCATCGTTGATGCGGGTGTTTACGTCATTCTGCAAACGTTGAGCTGGACCAGCACATTTACCGATGATCCGGTCAATGATGATCCAGCGTGGCCTGGCGTTCTGGACGGCATCAATACGTGGATCCTCGCCCAAGAAGGCCGCGACGGCGTGGAACTGTGCAATACGTTAGCCCTGGATGGCCCAGCCTCGGGCATTTCGCCAACAGAGTTCGTTGACGGGTTGCATGAGAAGCCATCCTTGATGGCGAAGAGGGCAGACATCCTGCTGCCAATCCTGCAGAGCATGGTGTCAGCGGGAGAAACGCGCTCCCTCGACCCGCTCAACGCCTACAACATTTTTTCGGTCAAAGGCACGCCAGGCATCACCGGCACCAAAACGAATGTCACCGGCGATGTGTCGACTGGCATGCGCCTGGTGCGTGGGACAGGTACATCCACCTATGTCGGGAGCAAAGAAGTTGTGGCGGCAGGCAACGAAAAGCAGGTCATCACGATCACCCCCGTTGACGACGCCCTGGCCTTCCACAGCGTCACTTACGGCACCCCGGCGAACGTTAGTTTGGCAACCCTTGGGCTGGCGGCAGGTGACTGGATCGAGATCCAAATACCCGTTGAGCTGAATGACTGGGCAGGTTGGGACTACCTCGACGGGTCCATCCGCGGCCCGGTCCAGATCGGCAACACCGTGACCGTGACCGGCGGCGGCTGGACGACGGGCAACTACATAGGCGGCCGCAACCGCTCGCTGATCTGCGGCTCTAAGCTGTGGCTGCCAACGGGGCTGACCATGACGAACATCCGGCTCGATAACCTGCTGATCCTGCGGCACCTATGCAATACAGGGGGCACTGGGATTGCCAAGATCGGGGCGCCGATCATCCGCAAGTTCAGTAGCCCAAGACCGGCTTGGGGACTGGCGGCATGA
- a CDS encoding IS3 family transposase (programmed frameshift) encodes MTRRPRRNNSPAFKAKVALAAIRGEQTLVELSQQFDVHANQIKQWKDQLLEGATGVFGDEAKAEPAGPTVDVKTLHAKIGELTLENDFLGRSARQGGIAGRKEMIDRAHKLSVARQAKLLGFSRGSVYYSPRPVSEDDLALMRRIDELHLDYPFAGSRMLQGLLRGEGLETGRLHVATLMKKMGIEAIYRRPNTSKPAPGHKIYPYLLRKLAVTRPNQVWAMDITYVPMARGFVYLCAVVDWFSRRVLSWRLSITMEAAFCIEAVEEALARDGKPDIFNTDQGSQFTSVDFTAVLKKAEIAISMDGKGAWRDNVFVERLWRSIKYEEVYLHAYKTVSEARAAIGRYLCFYNTRRPHSFLDRQTPDRAYFNALTPMMVAA; translated from the exons ATGACGAGACGACCGCGCCGGAACAATAGCCCGGCTTTCAAGGCAAAGGTGGCGCTCGCCGCCATCCGAGGCGAGCAGACGCTGGTGGAATTGTCCCAGCAGTTTGACGTGCACGCCAACCAGATCAAACAGTGGAAAGACCAACTCCTTGAGGGGGCGACAGGCGTTTTCGGCGATGAAGCGAAGGCGGAACCGGCGGGTCCAACCGTCGATGTCAAAACGCTGCACGCCAAGATCGGCGAACTGACACTGGAGAACGATTTTTTAG GCCGGAGCGCTCGGCAAGGCGGGATTGCTGGGCGGAAAGAAATGATCGACCGTGCACACAAACTGTCGGTCGCACGCCAGGCAAAGCTTCTCGGCTTCAGTCGTGGCAGCGTCTACTATTCTCCACGTCCAGTGTCGGAGGACGATCTTGCCCTGATGCGGCGGATCGACGAACTGCATCTCGACTACCCTTTTGCCGGAAGTCGGATGTTGCAAGGGCTCTTGAGGGGAGAAGGGCTGGAAACTGGGCGGCTGCACGTCGCCACGCTGATGAAGAAGATGGGCATCGAGGCGATATACCGTCGCCCGAACACCTCCAAACCAGCGCCAGGTCACAAAATCTATCCCTACCTCCTGCGAAAGCTGGCGGTCACCCGGCCCAACCAGGTATGGGCAATGGACATAACGTATGTTCCGATGGCTCGCGGATTCGTCTATCTCTGCGCCGTCGTGGACTGGTTCAGCCGAAGGGTTCTGTCGTGGCGGCTATCGATCACGATGGAAGCCGCTTTCTGCATCGAAGCGGTGGAGGAGGCACTTGCCCGTGATGGCAAACCCGACATCTTCAACACCGACCAGGGATCGCAGTTCACCTCGGTGGACTTCACGGCGGTGCTGAAGAAAGCTGAGATCGCCATCTCGATGGACGGCAAGGGTGCGTGGCGGGACAATGTCTTCGTCGAACGGCTCTGGCGGTCGATCAAATACGAGGAGGTCTATCTCCACGCCTACAAGACCGTGTCCGAGGCCCGCGCTGCAATCGGCCGATATCTGTGCTTTTACAACACCCGACGCCCACATTCATTCCTTGACCGGCAGACGCCGGATCGGGCTTACTTCAATGCGCTGACGCCGATGATGGTGGCGGCATAA
- a CDS encoding glycosyltransferase family 2 protein — protein MKISFVVAVYKNEGALSKTYEKITTVFSESLKEYEYEIVFVDDGSTDGSLREALALREGDANVKVIAFTRNFGQMAAMLAGFKEATGDAVVNISADLQDPAELIPQMVEKWQQGAETVICHRIDRSDTLSSKLFSSFAYGVLRASIPQIPAGGFDFVLMDRKVMDTFNEIDVRHRFFQGDLLWAGYRTSFIPYVRLKRTIGKSQYNFGKKLKNFLDAVLDASYLPIRAISLTGIITSMLGVLYSISIVISWLQGDTPFDGWAPLMIVVLMVGGMIMVMLGVIGEYVWRINEEVRKRPNYVVRDKFL, from the coding sequence TTGAAGATTTCCTTTGTCGTCGCGGTTTATAAGAACGAAGGGGCGCTCTCCAAGACGTATGAGAAAATCACGACTGTGTTCTCGGAGAGCCTCAAGGAGTACGAGTACGAGATCGTTTTCGTAGACGACGGCTCAACCGACGGTTCCTTGCGCGAAGCGCTTGCGCTCCGCGAAGGTGACGCCAACGTCAAGGTCATTGCGTTCACGCGCAATTTTGGTCAGATGGCAGCGATGCTGGCTGGCTTTAAAGAGGCGACGGGCGATGCGGTTGTGAATATATCCGCAGACCTCCAGGATCCGGCAGAGCTAATTCCTCAAATGGTCGAGAAGTGGCAACAGGGAGCGGAGACCGTCATTTGTCATCGGATTGACAGATCAGACACTCTGTCATCGAAGCTGTTTTCATCCTTTGCCTATGGTGTATTGCGTGCGTCGATCCCTCAGATCCCCGCTGGCGGGTTCGACTTCGTATTGATGGATCGCAAGGTGATGGACACGTTCAACGAAATTGACGTTCGTCACCGTTTCTTCCAAGGTGATTTGCTTTGGGCCGGATATCGGACGAGCTTTATTCCATATGTCCGCCTAAAGCGAACCATTGGAAAATCGCAGTATAATTTCGGCAAGAAGCTAAAGAATTTCTTGGATGCGGTTCTCGATGCGTCTTATTTGCCGATCAGAGCCATCTCGTTGACCGGCATTATCACGTCCATGTTGGGTGTGCTTTACAGCATATCGATCGTGATCAGTTGGCTCCAGGGAGATACACCGTTCGACGGCTGGGCCCCCTTGATGATCGTCGTACTCATGGTCGGAGGAATGATCATGGTCATGCTGGGCGTGATTGGCGAATATGTCTGGCGTATCAACGAAGAAGTTCGCAAAAGACCCAACTACGTTGTGAGAGATAAGTTTCTATGA